TACTCAAGTTATTTTTTTTTGTAAAATTACAAATATATATTTAGTCTATTTTTTTTCTAAGATTATATATCCACTTTCCGAAATAATAATTTGCTTATAAAACTCTTTTAAAGCATAATATTCTTCTACAGAATAGTGCGTTTTTAATATGTTTAGCCTAACAGAAAGTCTAATTAAGTTTCCTTCCTTTACAGTACTAAGCACAAAGCGACCTCCTTTATTTGGTAATGAAATTGCTTTGTTTTCTGGTAATTTTACAATTTTAAAATTCTCAGGAATGGTTAAGCTTATATAATAATTACTTCTTCTAGTGTACGCAAAATCTACAGGATAATTTCTTTCTTTTAGTTTGAAAGGATTTTCTTTAATTTGATCAAAAAGAAAAGGGTTGATTCTTATTTTAGAACCTAAGTTTTCACTTGTTTCAAACCTTACTTTAAAAAATTCTTGTATAGGTTTATCAAGAGAATTTAATGCTTTAACCTTATAGTCTTCAACTTTTATGTCTTGGTTTTTAGTTTCAAAATCTTCTAAATAGCCTTCTTCGCTTTTTAAAGAAATAACTTTTCTCTGTTTAGATGCAGAATAACCAGTTTTTCTAATCATTAAATCACCGTTAAATATACTATCTTCATTTAAATCTAGTTTAACAGATGTGCTAACTGAAGAGCTATATTTTGGTTTTAGTTTTATCCAAGAACTCTTTTTTTTATAATTAATAATTCTTGCTTCTCCATTTAAAGTTCTAACAGGAAGTTGACCAAAAGGTAGAAATTTATCTGTTGCATCTAAAAAATAAGTTTGCTTATCAATAACTGTTTTTACAATAACATAATTGTAATCATAAATAACAGGAAATAGCTTTGTAGGTATCCCATTATTCCTTGTTGATAAAACAACTAAATCTGCATCAAGATTTGCTGCTTTTAAACTATTGTATAATGAAATATTTATTTCGCCAACATCGCCTATTTTTTCTTGAAATGCTTGTTTTACTTTCGCATCTTCATTCGTCCAATATTTATCATTCCATATATAATGATTTTTAATAAATTGATATATTTTTTTAGTTCTTTCTAAAATGTTTTCTGTGGTTAGAATTTCTTCAGGAATATTCTTTTTAAAAAAACTTTTTTTAGAAGTTTGATTGTTGAAAAATTGCTTTTTTAAACTTTTATCTGCTTGTTCCCAGGTAGTTGTTAAATTATCTATAACACCTCTATAACTTGTAATTGATTTTATATCGAAAGTAATTTTAGAGATATAATTTTTTTTACTTAACATGTAATCTTCCTCTTTAAATGCAGGAATATTACTCATCCCATAAGAGAAAACAGCACAGTCTCCATCTCCAATACCATCTATATAAACACAATTTTTATGAATGGATGGGGCATCTTTATCTAGTTTTAAATAACCAGAAATTTTGTTATTATATGTGTAGTTTCCTAAAATTGAAATATCTAATTCACTTTTTATTTTTGGAATTTCAGATTGAAAATTCCAATCTTTAATACTTAAATATGGTGATATAATACTGTATTTATATTCTATAACTGATCCTACTTTTATATTGGGAAGAGTAAACTTTTTTTC
The window above is part of the Polaribacter sp. SA4-12 genome. Proteins encoded here:
- a CDS encoding DUF3857 domain-containing protein gives rise to the protein MKKIALILLLFSSILIAQEKKSSKMGQTTLEELKMTIYDKDSTATAVVLYEHANRFPDRNNDEIPRTDYYYRIKILDKSAFDLADISINLYKKQRVKNISAITYNLTDIGTSNKTHLLDKDIFTLKEGENWIEKKFTLPNIKVGSVIEYKYSIISPYLSIKDWNFQSEIPKIKSELDISILGNYTYNNKISGYLKLDKDAPSIHKNCVYIDGIGDGDCAVFSYGMSNIPAFKEEDYMLSKKNYISKITFDIKSITSYRGVIDNLTTTWEQADKSLKKQFFNNQTSKKSFFKKNIPEEILTTENILERTKKIYQFIKNHYIWNDKYWTNEDAKVKQAFQEKIGDVGEINISLYNSLKAANLDADLVVLSTRNNGIPTKLFPVIYDYNYVIVKTVIDKQTYFLDATDKFLPFGQLPVRTLNGEARIINYKKKSSWIKLKPKYSSSVSTSVKLDLNEDSIFNGDLMIRKTGYSASKQRKVISLKSEEGYLEDFETKNQDIKVEDYKVKALNSLDKPIQEFFKVRFETSENLGSKIRINPFLFDQIKENPFKLKERNYPVDFAYTRRSNYYISLTIPENFKIVKLPENKAISLPNKGGRFVLSTVKEGNLIRLSVRLNILKTHYSVEEYYALKEFYKQIIISESGYIILEKK